In Rhodothermales bacterium, one genomic interval encodes:
- a CDS encoding GlsB/YeaQ/YmgE family stress response membrane protein — MNILLFLLTGLLAGFLAEKVTGSSMGLLANLIIGVVGAFIGGFLFGPLGLAARGLVGSLVTTTVGAIVLLLVVGFIQRKT; from the coding sequence ATGAACATCCTGCTCTTTCTCCTCACCGGCCTCCTGGCCGGGTTCCTCGCGGAGAAGGTGACAGGCTCGTCGATGGGGCTGCTGGCGAACCTGATCATCGGGGTCGTCGGTGCCTTCATCGGGGGCTTCCTGTTCGGCCCGCTCGGCCTCGCCGCGCGCGGCCTCGTCGGGAGCCTCGTTACGACCACGGTCGGAGCCATCGTACTCCTCCTCGTGGTCGGCTTCATCCAACGCAAGACGTGA
- the glgB gene encoding 1,4-alpha-glucan branching protein GlgB has protein sequence MPKLDSASVQRWQDGQFTDSYTHLGAHLEDGGTRFTVWAPNADGVAVVGGFNGWNPKAHPLERHGPLWSGFVEGVGAGEGYKYKISHRGGAFDKTDPYAFRMESPAEGGSTSAGLASVVTDLSYDWGDADWMGSRKGPESLSEPVSIYEVHLGSWRHKKHGESLSYREIAEPLADHVERFGFTHVELLPVTEHPYYGSWGYQTLGYFAPTFRHGSPQDLMFLIDTLHQRGIGVLLDWVPAHFATDPQGLTFFDGTSLFEYDDPIMQRHPDWGTYVFDLGKPGVQNFLLSSARFWLEQYHLDGIRVDAVASMLYRDYSRTKWTPNIYGGRENLEAIAFLQRLNAEVYAHHPDVLMVAEESTAWPGVTRPAYSGGLGFLYKWNMGWMHDTLEFMGEDPINRKYHHHELTFPLHYAFSEHFTLPLSHDEVVHGKGSLWGKMPGDAWQKAANLRLLYGHMVGHPGKKLLFMGNEFGQRGEWNHDHGLDWHLADEGLHGGLAQWTADVFGLYRDHPALHDDSPAGFEWIDFGDGGNSVVSYLRKGKDGRALVFVVNATPVVRRNYRVGVPEDGVWNERLNSDGEGYGGSGVGNYGSVETTPVPYHGRPVSVVLTLPPLGVLVLERQEPETDAA, from the coding sequence ATGCCCAAGCTCGATTCCGCCTCCGTCCAGCGCTGGCAGGACGGCCAGTTCACCGACAGCTACACCCACCTCGGCGCGCACCTCGAAGACGGCGGCACCCGCTTCACCGTCTGGGCGCCGAACGCCGACGGCGTTGCCGTCGTTGGGGGCTTCAACGGGTGGAACCCGAAGGCGCACCCGCTCGAGCGCCACGGGCCGCTGTGGAGCGGGTTCGTCGAGGGCGTGGGCGCGGGCGAGGGGTACAAGTACAAGATCTCGCACCGCGGCGGCGCCTTCGACAAGACGGACCCGTACGCCTTCCGCATGGAGTCCCCGGCCGAGGGTGGGAGCACGAGCGCCGGCCTCGCGAGCGTCGTCACCGACCTCAGCTATGACTGGGGCGATGCGGATTGGATGGGGAGCCGGAAAGGGCCGGAGTCGCTCTCCGAGCCCGTCTCGATCTACGAGGTCCACCTCGGCTCGTGGCGCCACAAGAAGCACGGCGAGAGCCTCAGCTACCGCGAGATCGCCGAGCCCCTCGCCGATCACGTCGAGCGCTTCGGGTTCACGCACGTCGAGCTCCTCCCCGTGACCGAGCACCCGTACTACGGCTCGTGGGGCTACCAGACGCTCGGCTACTTCGCGCCGACGTTCCGCCACGGCTCGCCGCAGGACCTCATGTTCCTCATCGACACGCTCCACCAGCGCGGCATCGGCGTGCTCCTCGACTGGGTGCCCGCCCACTTCGCGACGGACCCGCAGGGGCTCACCTTCTTCGACGGCACCTCGCTCTTCGAGTACGACGACCCCATCATGCAGCGCCACCCCGACTGGGGGACGTACGTCTTCGACCTCGGCAAGCCCGGCGTGCAGAACTTCCTCCTCTCGTCCGCCCGCTTCTGGCTGGAGCAGTACCACCTCGACGGCATCCGCGTCGACGCCGTGGCGAGCATGCTCTACCGCGACTACAGCCGGACGAAGTGGACGCCGAACATCTACGGCGGGCGCGAGAACCTCGAAGCCATCGCCTTCCTCCAGCGCCTCAACGCCGAGGTCTACGCCCACCATCCCGACGTCCTCATGGTGGCCGAGGAGAGCACGGCGTGGCCCGGTGTCACGCGCCCCGCCTACAGCGGCGGGCTCGGCTTCCTCTACAAGTGGAACATGGGCTGGATGCACGACACGCTCGAGTTCATGGGCGAGGACCCGATCAACCGGAAGTACCACCACCACGAACTCACCTTCCCGCTCCACTACGCTTTCTCCGAGCACTTCACGCTCCCGCTCTCCCACGACGAGGTCGTCCACGGCAAGGGCTCGCTGTGGGGGAAGATGCCGGGCGACGCCTGGCAGAAGGCCGCCAACCTCCGCCTCCTCTACGGCCACATGGTCGGCCACCCCGGCAAGAAGCTCCTCTTCATGGGGAACGAGTTCGGCCAGCGCGGCGAGTGGAACCACGACCACGGCCTCGACTGGCACCTCGCCGACGAGGGCCTCCACGGCGGCCTCGCGCAGTGGACCGCCGACGTCTTCGGCCTCTACCGCGACCACCCCGCGCTCCACGACGACTCCCCCGCCGGCTTCGAGTGGATCGACTTCGGAGACGGCGGCAACAGCGTCGTGAGCTATCTCCGCAAGGGGAAGGACGGGCGGGCGCTCGTGTTCGTCGTCAACGCCACGCCCGTCGTGCGGCGGAACTACCGCGTCGGCGTGCCCGAAGACGGCGTGTGGAACGAGCGGCTGAACTCCGACGGCGAGGGGTACGGCGGCAGCGGCGTCGGGAACTACGGCTCGGTCGAGACGACGCCGGTGCCGTACCACGGCCGGCCGGTCTCGGTCGTGCTCACGCTCCCGCCCCTCGGCGTGCTCGTGCTCGAACGGCAGGAGCCGGAGACCGATGCGGCGTAG
- a CDS encoding GlsB/YeaQ/YmgE family stress response membrane protein, which yields MNLIVILIVGGLIGWIASKVMGTDAQQGILLNIVVGIVGALLAGFLLNPLVGGGNIMAGDFSISALLLSLVGAIALIWIVKLVRR from the coding sequence CTGAACCTCATCGTCATCCTTATCGTCGGCGGTCTCATCGGCTGGATCGCCAGCAAAGTCATGGGCACGGATGCCCAGCAAGGCATCCTCCTGAACATCGTCGTCGGCATCGTCGGTGCGCTCCTCGCTGGCTTCCTGCTGAACCCGCTCGTCGGTGGCGGCAACATCATGGCGGGCGACTTCAGCATCAGCGCCCTCCTGCTCTCGCTCGTCGGCGCGATCGCGCTGATCTGGATCGTGAAGCTCGTGCGCCGCTAG